A genomic region of Lycorma delicatula isolate Av1 chromosome 4, ASM4794821v1, whole genome shotgun sequence contains the following coding sequences:
- the LOC142323121 gene encoding threonylcarbamoyl-AMP synthase-like, producing the protein MYDFRLADVKQDAVELAVNFVEDGGVIALPTDTVYGFACDVQNDEAVKALYQIKIRDLKKPVAICLDKIENISSWGVVTNIPSELFTDLLPGPVTIILERTHLLNPSLNPNTDKVGIRIPCYWLIQEIVNRLGRPLALTSANISNNPSTLVPCEFMPVWPHLSAVFDGGNLEQSSLSRAGSTIVDLSIQGKFKVIREGSALMETTELLLKHGLMPL; encoded by the coding sequence gCTTGCAGACGTAAAACAAGACGCTGTTGAACTTGCTGTTAATTTTGTAGAAGATGGTGGAGTTATAGCACTTCCAACAGACACAGTTTATGGCTTTGCATGTGATGTTCAGAATGATGAGGCTGTAAAGGCTTTGTATCAGATAAAGATAAGGGATTTAAAAAAACCAGTAGCGATTTGtctagataaaattgaaaatattagtaGTTGGGGTGTTGTAACAAATATACCATCTGAGCTTTTCACAGATCTCTTACCTGGACCAGTGacaataattttagaaagaaCTCACCTTTTAAACCCATCACTTAATCCAAATACAGATAAGGTTGGAATACGTATACCATGTTATTGGCTTATACAAGAAATTGTTAATAGGTTAGGTCGACCTTTAGCACTAACCAGTGCAAACATAAGTAATAATCCAAGCACCTTAGTACCTTGTGAATTTATGCCTGTTTGGCCTCATTTGTCTGCTGTATTTGATGGAGGAAATCTAGAACAATCTTCTTTGAGTAGAGCTGGTTCGACTATTGTTGATTTAAGCATTCAAGGGAAGTTCAAAGTGATTAGAGAAGGTAGTGCGTTGATGGAAACTACTGAATTATTATTGAAACATGGGTTAATGCCGTTATAA